Proteins encoded within one genomic window of Entelurus aequoreus isolate RoL-2023_Sb linkage group LG26, RoL_Eaeq_v1.1, whole genome shotgun sequence:
- the LOC133643599 gene encoding mitochondrial import inner membrane translocase subunit Tim17-A, translating to MEEYAREPCPWRIVDDCGGAFTMGAIAGGLFQAVKGFRNAPAGMSHRMRGSMTAIKTRAPQLGGSFAVWGGLFSMIDCGLVKVRGKEDPWNSITSGAMTGAILAARNGPVAMVGSAAMGGILLALIEGAGIMLSRFASSQFPTGPQFAEEPAPTSMPAAPFGDYRQYQ from the exons ATGGAGGAATATGCCAGAGAGCCGTG TCCCTGGAGGATTGTGGATGACTGTGGGGGTGCGTTCACCATGGGGGCCATTGCAGGAGGACTATTCCAGGCAGTCAAAGGCTTCAGGAATGCACCTGCG GGCATGAGTCACAGAATGAGAGGCAGCATGACAGCCATCAAAACCAGAGCGCCACAGCTTGGAG gcaGTTTCGCGGTGTGGGGAGGCCTCTTCTCCATGATTGACTGTGGCTTAGTGAAGGTGCGAGGGAAGGAGGACCCCTGGAATTCAATCACCAGCGGCGCCATGACAGGAGCAATCCTCGCCGCCAGGA ATGGCCCAGTGGCCATGGTGGGTTCTGCAGCCATGGGGGGCATCCTACTAGCTTTGATAGAGGGCGCCGGAATCATGCTCTCTAGGTTTGCCTCGTCACAGTTCCCAACAG GTCCTCAGTTTGCGGAGGAACCAGCCCCCACCTCCATGCCCGCCGCCCCCTTTGGAGATTACAGACAATATCAGTGA
- the LOC133643538 gene encoding leiomodin-1-like isoform X2: MSQPLAGETRDASCTPVRGQNVRGLTRMGRQVSEDPDLDNLLSTLSPEEMEELEKDMMKVPDLNLERPQEETLALEPKKECRKQEHLRKMGLSQEGNQDGKVRRPADTNAVGPEVLKQERGRLSERFMKQESAESEDSRTRDRRENRESTGSKTRDVVSKLQEKKEDSGREKDCRKRDDSKTKDIISRLREKSEKEVGKDRERRSESFRTQGLVSRMLEKQSKAQENQEKKAEEKMITRKLERQVSQKEEKAGPDAEELLNHSEHVTEKKTENVQVQTGEKLANCVAQNAKTNEQEDEDEDSSMFDELMQQLRHDDPSLVELNVNNSEVIKTKTLMEFAEALRGNTHVKKVALANCRADDHVAYAVAGTLRHNATVTSINLDSNHLTGKGILALIQALQHNATLTELRFQNQRHICGGKTEMEMIKILKENTTLLKLGYHFELAGPRMTTTNILSRNMDRQRQKRLQEQKQAQSSNGDKKESLELPKVGAVGSLRSSPKPSPMASPMPSPKLSPKRSVGAPPPPPPPPGGGLPPPAPPGGGLPPPPPPGGGLPPPAPPMLEVDSLRNSLTPVSRRSLDGKGRGACKNSRDQLLASIRGSNVMQLKKVPVPKWLQ, translated from the exons ATGTCCCAGCCTCTCGCCGGCGAGACGCGAGACGCTTCTTGCACTCCCGTCAGGGGCCAGAAT GTGCGAGGCCTGACCAGGATGGGCCGCCAGGTCAGCGAGGACCCGGACCTGGACAACCTGCTGTCCACTTTGTCCCCGGAGGAGATGGAGGAGCTGGAGAAGGACATGATGAAGGTGCCTGACCTCAACCTGGAGCGACCTCAAGAGGAGACCTTGGCG CTGGAGCCAAAGAAGGAATGTCGGAAGCAGGAACACCTGAGGAAGATGGGCCTGAGCCAGGAGGGCAACCAAGATGGGAAAGTCCGAAGACCAGCAGACACGAACGCTGTAGGTCCGGAAGTCTTGAAACAGGAGCGAGGTCGTCTCTCGGAAAGATTCATGAAGCAGGAGAGCGCAGAGAGTGAGGACAGCAGGACGAGGGACAGGAGGGAAAACCGCGAGAGCACCGGCAGCAAAACGAGGGACGTGGTCTCCAAGTTACAGGAGAAGAAGGAAGACAGCGGCAGGGAGAAGGACTGCAGGAAGAGGGACGACAGCAAAACCAAGGACATTATCTCCAGGCTTCGAGAGAAGAGTGAGAAGGAAGTCGGGAAGGACAGAGAGCGGCGGTCTGAGAGCTTTAGGACGCAGGGTTTAGTTTCTAGGATGTTGGAGAAGCAGAGCAAAGCCCAGGAGAACCAAGAGAAGAAAGCCGAAGAGAAGATGATTACTCGTAAGTTGGAGCGACAAGTTTCCCAGAAGGAGGAGAAAGCTGGACCGGATGCAGAAGAACTGCTCAACCACAGCGAGCACGTGACAGAGAAGAAGACGGAAAATGTTCAAGTCCAAACCGGGGAGAAACTCGCCAACTGCGTGGCCCAAAACGCCAAAACCAACGAGCAGGAGGACGAGGACGAAGACTCCAGCATGTTCGACGAGTTGATGCAGCAGCTCCGACACGACGACCCGTCTCTCGTGGAGCTCAACGTCAACAACTCCGAGGTCATCAAGACCAAGACGCTCATGGAGTTTGCCGAGGCCCTGCGCGGCAACACCCACGTCAAGAAGGTGGCGCTGGCCAACTGCCGCGCCGACGACCACGTGGCCTACGCCGTCGCCGGCACGCTGCGCCACAACGCCACCGTCACCAGCATCAACCTGGACTCCAACCATCTCACCGGCAAAGGCATCCTGGCGCTCATCCAGGCGCTGCAGCACAACGCCACCCTGACCGAGCTGCGCTTCCAGAACCAGCGCCACATCTGCGGCGGCAAGACGGAGATGGAGATGATCAAGATCCTGAAGGAGAACACCACCTTGCTCAAACTGGGCTACCACTTCGAGCTGGCCGGGCCCAGGATGACCACCACCAACATCCTCAGCCGCAATATGGACCGGCAGCGGCAGAAGCGCCTGCAGGAGCAGAAGCAGGCGCAGAGCAGCAACGGTGACAAGAAGGAGTCGCTGGAGCTACCCAAGGTGGGCGCTGTAGGATCTCTGAGAAGCTCCCCTAAACCGTCCCCGATGGCTTCACCGATGCCCTCGCCCAAGCTGAGCCCCAAGAGGAGTGTCGGGGCGCCACCGCCACCCCCGCCGCCCCCTGGGGGAGGTCTCCCACCCCCGGCGCCCCCTGGGGGAGGTCTCCCACCCCCGCCGCCCCCTGGGGGAGGTCTCCCACCCCCGGCGCCTCCCATGCTGGAAGTAGACTCCTTGAGGAATTCCCTGACTCCGGTGTCGCGGAGGAGCCTGGACGGGAAGGGCCGAGGTGCTTGCAAGAACTCCAGGGACCAACTGCTGGCCTCCATCAGGGGGAGCAACGTCATGCAGCTCAAGAAG GTGCCGGTCCCCAAGTGGCTCCAGTAG
- the LOC133643538 gene encoding leiomodin-1-like isoform X1, protein MDVCSFPGLPRMSQPLAGETRDASCTPVRGQNVRGLTRMGRQVSEDPDLDNLLSTLSPEEMEELEKDMMKVPDLNLERPQEETLALEPKKECRKQEHLRKMGLSQEGNQDGKVRRPADTNAVGPEVLKQERGRLSERFMKQESAESEDSRTRDRRENRESTGSKTRDVVSKLQEKKEDSGREKDCRKRDDSKTKDIISRLREKSEKEVGKDRERRSESFRTQGLVSRMLEKQSKAQENQEKKAEEKMITRKLERQVSQKEEKAGPDAEELLNHSEHVTEKKTENVQVQTGEKLANCVAQNAKTNEQEDEDEDSSMFDELMQQLRHDDPSLVELNVNNSEVIKTKTLMEFAEALRGNTHVKKVALANCRADDHVAYAVAGTLRHNATVTSINLDSNHLTGKGILALIQALQHNATLTELRFQNQRHICGGKTEMEMIKILKENTTLLKLGYHFELAGPRMTTTNILSRNMDRQRQKRLQEQKQAQSSNGDKKESLELPKVGAVGSLRSSPKPSPMASPMPSPKLSPKRSVGAPPPPPPPPGGGLPPPAPPGGGLPPPPPPGGGLPPPAPPMLEVDSLRNSLTPVSRRSLDGKGRGACKNSRDQLLASIRGSNVMQLKKVPVPKWLQ, encoded by the exons ATGGACGTGTGCTCTTTCCCAGGATTGCCAAGAATGTCCCAGCCTCTCGCCGGCGAGACGCGAGACGCTTCTTGCACTCCCGTCAGGGGCCAGAAT GTGCGAGGCCTGACCAGGATGGGCCGCCAGGTCAGCGAGGACCCGGACCTGGACAACCTGCTGTCCACTTTGTCCCCGGAGGAGATGGAGGAGCTGGAGAAGGACATGATGAAGGTGCCTGACCTCAACCTGGAGCGACCTCAAGAGGAGACCTTGGCG CTGGAGCCAAAGAAGGAATGTCGGAAGCAGGAACACCTGAGGAAGATGGGCCTGAGCCAGGAGGGCAACCAAGATGGGAAAGTCCGAAGACCAGCAGACACGAACGCTGTAGGTCCGGAAGTCTTGAAACAGGAGCGAGGTCGTCTCTCGGAAAGATTCATGAAGCAGGAGAGCGCAGAGAGTGAGGACAGCAGGACGAGGGACAGGAGGGAAAACCGCGAGAGCACCGGCAGCAAAACGAGGGACGTGGTCTCCAAGTTACAGGAGAAGAAGGAAGACAGCGGCAGGGAGAAGGACTGCAGGAAGAGGGACGACAGCAAAACCAAGGACATTATCTCCAGGCTTCGAGAGAAGAGTGAGAAGGAAGTCGGGAAGGACAGAGAGCGGCGGTCTGAGAGCTTTAGGACGCAGGGTTTAGTTTCTAGGATGTTGGAGAAGCAGAGCAAAGCCCAGGAGAACCAAGAGAAGAAAGCCGAAGAGAAGATGATTACTCGTAAGTTGGAGCGACAAGTTTCCCAGAAGGAGGAGAAAGCTGGACCGGATGCAGAAGAACTGCTCAACCACAGCGAGCACGTGACAGAGAAGAAGACGGAAAATGTTCAAGTCCAAACCGGGGAGAAACTCGCCAACTGCGTGGCCCAAAACGCCAAAACCAACGAGCAGGAGGACGAGGACGAAGACTCCAGCATGTTCGACGAGTTGATGCAGCAGCTCCGACACGACGACCCGTCTCTCGTGGAGCTCAACGTCAACAACTCCGAGGTCATCAAGACCAAGACGCTCATGGAGTTTGCCGAGGCCCTGCGCGGCAACACCCACGTCAAGAAGGTGGCGCTGGCCAACTGCCGCGCCGACGACCACGTGGCCTACGCCGTCGCCGGCACGCTGCGCCACAACGCCACCGTCACCAGCATCAACCTGGACTCCAACCATCTCACCGGCAAAGGCATCCTGGCGCTCATCCAGGCGCTGCAGCACAACGCCACCCTGACCGAGCTGCGCTTCCAGAACCAGCGCCACATCTGCGGCGGCAAGACGGAGATGGAGATGATCAAGATCCTGAAGGAGAACACCACCTTGCTCAAACTGGGCTACCACTTCGAGCTGGCCGGGCCCAGGATGACCACCACCAACATCCTCAGCCGCAATATGGACCGGCAGCGGCAGAAGCGCCTGCAGGAGCAGAAGCAGGCGCAGAGCAGCAACGGTGACAAGAAGGAGTCGCTGGAGCTACCCAAGGTGGGCGCTGTAGGATCTCTGAGAAGCTCCCCTAAACCGTCCCCGATGGCTTCACCGATGCCCTCGCCCAAGCTGAGCCCCAAGAGGAGTGTCGGGGCGCCACCGCCACCCCCGCCGCCCCCTGGGGGAGGTCTCCCACCCCCGGCGCCCCCTGGGGGAGGTCTCCCACCCCCGCCGCCCCCTGGGGGAGGTCTCCCACCCCCGGCGCCTCCCATGCTGGAAGTAGACTCCTTGAGGAATTCCCTGACTCCGGTGTCGCGGAGGAGCCTGGACGGGAAGGGCCGAGGTGCTTGCAAGAACTCCAGGGACCAACTGCTGGCCTCCATCAGGGGGAGCAACGTCATGCAGCTCAAGAAG GTGCCGGTCCCCAAGTGGCTCCAGTAG